One genomic window of Bradyrhizobium sp. B124 includes the following:
- a CDS encoding GIY-YIG nuclease family protein, producing the protein MGARSYYVYILASRIGGTLYIGVTNDLIRRVGEHKLKLVQSFTEKYDVVKLVYFEQFDDPENAIKREKRLKKWPRAWKISLIEKDNPDWDDLYPEIAGGGG; encoded by the coding sequence TTGGGAGCACGCAGCTACTACGTCTACATTCTCGCCAGCCGCATCGGCGGCACGCTCTACATCGGTGTGACAAATGATCTCATTCGTCGCGTCGGCGAGCACAAGCTGAAACTCGTCCAAAGTTTCACTGAGAAATATGATGTGGTGAAGCTCGTTTATTTCGAGCAGTTCGACGATCCCGAGAACGCGATAAAGCGCGAGAAGCGGCTCAAGAAATGGCCACGCGCATGGAAAATCTCCTTAATCGAGAAGGACAATCCGGACTGGGACGATCTCTATCCGGAGATCGCCGGTGGCGGCGGATAG
- a CDS encoding YbaB/EbfC family nucleoid-associated protein yields the protein MADFLGMMKQAAQLQSKMQAMQEELGNVEVEGISGGGLVAVRMTAKMEVKGIKIDPSLMKPEEREVLEDLLVTAHGDARRKAETAMQEKMMALTGGLGLPPGFGPT from the coding sequence ATGGCTGATTTTCTCGGCATGATGAAACAGGCAGCACAGCTGCAATCCAAGATGCAGGCGATGCAGGAAGAGCTCGGCAATGTCGAGGTCGAGGGCATCTCCGGCGGCGGCCTGGTCGCCGTGCGCATGACCGCGAAGATGGAAGTGAAGGGCATCAAGATCGATCCGTCGCTGATGAAGCCGGAGGAGCGCGAAGTGCTCGAGGATCTGCTCGTCACCGCGCATGGCGATGCGCGCCGCAAGGCCGAGACGGCGATGCAGGAGAAGATGATGGCGCTCACCGGCGGGCTCGGCCTGCCGCCGGGATTTGGTCCGACCTAA
- the recR gene encoding recombination mediator RecR, which translates to MAASVAGPEIERLIQLLARLPGLGPRSARRAALHLIKKREALMTPLTAALQVAIDKIQVCKTCGNIDTQNPCTVCTDPRRDPSIIVVVADVADLWALERANATNGRYHVLGATLSPLDGVGPQDLTIDQLVARAHAPEVSEIILALNATVDGQTTAHYITDLLSEANVRVTRLAHGVPVGGELDYLDEGTLSAAMRQRTLF; encoded by the coding sequence ATGGCTGCGAGCGTTGCCGGCCCCGAGATTGAACGCCTGATCCAGTTGCTGGCGCGGCTGCCCGGGCTCGGGCCGCGTTCGGCGCGGCGCGCGGCGCTGCATCTGATCAAGAAGCGCGAAGCCCTGATGACGCCGCTGACCGCAGCGCTGCAGGTTGCGATCGACAAGATCCAGGTCTGCAAGACCTGCGGAAACATCGATACACAAAACCCCTGCACGGTCTGCACCGATCCGCGCCGCGATCCCTCGATCATCGTCGTGGTCGCCGATGTCGCCGATCTCTGGGCGCTGGAACGCGCCAATGCGACCAATGGACGTTATCACGTGCTCGGCGCAACGCTGTCGCCGCTCGACGGCGTCGGTCCGCAGGATCTCACCATCGATCAGCTGGTGGCGCGCGCGCATGCGCCCGAGGTCAGCGAGATCATTCTGGCGCTCAATGCGACCGTCGATGGCCAGACCACCGCGCATTACATCACCGACCTCTTGTCGGAGGCCAATGTGCGGGTGACGCGGCTGGCGCATGGCGTGCCGGTCGGCGGAGAGCTTGATTACCTCGACGAAGGTACGCTATCGGCTGCGATGCGGCAGCGGACGCTGTTCTAG
- a CDS encoding AmpG family muropeptide MFS transporter, whose translation MTAPETTSDASAKPEPKPAATSWRDSFAVYLQPRVLIVLLLGFSSGLPLALSGSTLQVWMKEAGVDLGTIGLLALIGTPYTLKFLWAPLVDALHVPLFTQIFGRRRGWLLLSQLLLIATILVLAMADPARSPWFAAFAALLVATASSTQDIVVDAFRVESLPESEQAAGMASYVAAYRIGMLVSTAGALFIVSGFESAGVARPSAWMWGYVVMAALVVIGIVTALAATEPAQSKGAEAATHAQTAAERVLHAALGAFSEFLSRKDALAALAFVVLFKFTDAFSGTMTAPFVIDIGFSKVDYAAIVKGVGLAATLIGGFAGGFVARRYSLATSLWIGGVLQAVANLSFSWLAHVGVDQWALALAITAENFTSAIGTVIFVAYLSALCRNPLHTATQYALLTALAAVGRTYLSSGAGYVAKAVGWQMFFVICVLVAIPSLILLAWLQRRGHFDELGPVRV comes from the coding sequence ATGACAGCCCCCGAAACGACGTCTGACGCGTCTGCAAAGCCGGAGCCGAAGCCCGCCGCCACCTCCTGGCGCGACAGCTTCGCCGTGTATCTGCAGCCGCGGGTGCTGATCGTGCTGCTGCTCGGCTTCTCCTCGGGCCTGCCGCTGGCGCTGTCGGGCTCGACGCTGCAGGTGTGGATGAAGGAGGCCGGGGTCGATCTCGGCACCATCGGGCTGCTGGCGCTGATCGGCACGCCCTACACGCTGAAGTTCCTCTGGGCACCGCTGGTCGATGCGCTGCACGTGCCGCTGTTCACGCAGATCTTCGGTCGCCGCCGCGGCTGGCTGCTGCTCTCGCAGCTGTTGCTGATCGCGACGATCCTGGTGCTGGCGATGGCCGATCCCGCGCGGTCGCCGTGGTTCGCGGCGTTCGCCGCGTTGCTGGTCGCGACCGCGTCGTCGACGCAGGACATCGTGGTCGATGCCTTCCGCGTCGAAAGCCTGCCGGAGAGCGAGCAGGCTGCCGGCATGGCATCCTATGTCGCGGCCTATCGCATCGGCATGCTGGTCTCGACCGCCGGCGCGCTGTTCATCGTCAGCGGGTTCGAGTCGGCCGGAGTGGCGCGTCCGTCGGCATGGATGTGGGGCTATGTGGTGATGGCCGCGCTGGTCGTGATCGGCATCGTCACGGCGCTGGCTGCGACCGAGCCGGCGCAATCGAAGGGCGCGGAGGCCGCCACGCATGCGCAGACCGCGGCCGAACGCGTCTTGCACGCGGCGCTCGGCGCATTCTCCGAGTTCCTCAGCCGCAAGGACGCATTGGCGGCGCTCGCCTTCGTGGTGCTGTTCAAGTTCACCGACGCGTTCTCGGGCACCATGACCGCACCGTTCGTGATCGACATCGGCTTTTCCAAGGTCGATTACGCGGCGATCGTGAAGGGCGTCGGCCTTGCCGCGACCTTGATCGGCGGCTTTGCCGGCGGCTTCGTGGCGCGGCGTTATTCGCTCGCGACCAGCCTCTGGATCGGCGGCGTGCTGCAGGCGGTCGCCAACCTTTCGTTCTCCTGGCTCGCGCATGTCGGCGTCGATCAATGGGCGCTGGCGCTTGCGATCACCGCGGAGAATTTCACCAGCGCGATCGGCACCGTGATCTTCGTCGCCTACCTTTCGGCGCTGTGCCGCAATCCGCTGCACACCGCGACCCAGTATGCGCTGCTCACGGCGCTCGCCGCGGTCGGCCGCACCTATCTGTCGTCGGGCGCGGGCTATGTGGCCAAGGCCGTCGGCTGGCAAATGTTCTTCGTGATCTGCGTGCTGGTCGCGATCCCGAGCCTGATCCTGCTCGCCTGGCTGCAGCGGCGCGGACATTTCGATGAGCTGGGGCCGGTCAGGGTTTAG